The genomic window TCATTAAACCAATTTGGAGAAAGGTTATCTTTTTAATGGataagataaataataaaattaaacttgaGTACAACGCGAGACAACCTCGATGATCAAACCGCTACAAGTAGTTCCCACTTTCTTTCTTCCAAGCTGAAATTGATAACATCCGATAACGGCAGCAGTTCCCActaacaacaatttaaaaacgGTTTATTTGAAGTAGTACACTAAAAGAGAAAATTTAACATATGTATGGAGTTAAAAACGCAACAAAATGAAGGACAAATCAAACTATAAACATATGGAATAAGTATTagttataaaactaaaaaacaaTATACAGTTCTTCatacaaattacaataaaattaaatataacaaataaaataacaatgtGGAATGTAAcaacacattttatataaaaatattttaaatttaaagctgACAAGAATTCTATTAGGTCAACGGTTTATGAATCTGACTATCTTCATACATTATTGATATTAGTTCAAAGTCTTGTGTCCGTCAGGAGCGATGCAGCGGTCCGTGTTGGTGGTGGCTGCAGTGCTGCTGCGGCTGGCAGCCGGCGCCGACACGAGAACCAGCTGCGCGCTCAGGAACACGTCCCGCTCGCTCACCGCGGACTGCCGGAGCCGCAGTCTCCAGGAAGTGCCCTCGGACCTGCCGTCCGGCCTCACGGGCCTGTCGCTCAGCAACAACCACCTGCCCGCCCTGGACGACCAGCTGCGGGTCGCCGGCTGCGCGCCGCCTGGGAGCGCCGCGTGCAGCCGGTTCCCGCGCCTGGCGCAGCTCAACATCACCCACTGTGCGACTGCAAGCATCAGCAGTCGCTTCCTGCACGGCTCGCACTACTTGGTCTTTCTATCTCTCAGCAACAACCAACTTAGTTCTCTCCATCAGGACACGTTCATCGACAATAAGAACTTGATGCATTTAGACATTTCTCACAACAGGATCAGTTCCATCCCGCAAAAACTATTCCAAGGCTTGCGATATTTAGAAAACTTGGATCTTAGTAAAAACCAACTCCGCGAGATACACTGTGAAACATTCAGTGGCTTGAGTAACTTGGACGCACTCCTGTTAAACCACAATAACATTGAGGTTTTCTGTGAAACTATATTTGGTGATCTTACAAATATGCGGTTGTTAAATGTGGGCAGTAACAATTTGACAAGTTTACCTAGAAACCTACTTCGAAATCTTTCAAATTTGGAAGAATTTTTAGCCTCTAATAATATTATAAGTGCATTAGAGCCAACTTTTTTCTcgaatttacataaattaaatttaatcgtGTTTCAGAACAACATGCTTAAAAGACTTTCTAAGTATATATTTCAAGATTTGTTAAAAATACGTGAGGCAGACTTCTCTTTCAATAAGTTAGAATCTTTATACCTCCATCGAATCCCTGTTTCACTTGTTGAACAAAATGGAACTTTTGTTCTTGACACAGGCAcgaatatttgcaaaaataaagtAGGCACTGAAAATCCATGTTTTATTTCAGAGTTGAGTGGAAATAAAAACCCAGTGCTCTTTCATGCTATggatttttcctttaataaaataagttttattagttTCAACACTGCTAATTTCTCTCACTCATTAGAGTTACTAAACCTCAGCCTTATAGGGAATCCAAGAGTGATAATTccagtaaattttataaaaagtgaGAGGTTTATTACTGAACTCTATTTAGATGGCGTATATTTCAACTGGAAAAATTTAACTCTAATTAACGAAATTTTTGGACTAAAGAGTTTGAAAGTTCTTAGTATTATAGGATGTGGAGCATGTGAATACTACACTAAAAGCTTGTTATTCtcaatttttaatataaagaaaACTGTTAACATACTTTGTAATGATAACACCACCGAGTCTAACCATAAGGACCGAAAAAATCTCGGATCATTATCTATAACAAGTACATCAAACATTAAATACAACTCTTATTCAAATAAAAGTTTACAAAGTAATTCAAATTATTTGAGTCAGTTCCCATGTGAAATTTTCGAGAGTAAAACAATTGTAATTCCTCGCTTTGACTTTTGGAACTTGTCGATCAAGATGTTATGTCTTCACACAATTGATTGCTCATTTTCCGTTGTTAAGGTGTTGCCAGACATGAGAAATTCGTCATGTGTTCTATTTTCACATAGCAGAATTAAAAAtgtgaaagaaaattattttcaggaaTCAACTTCATTAAAATATCTAGACTTATCATTCAACAGTTTGTCATTCTTACCAGATAACatgttttattccttaaaaaatcTTGTTATTTTGAGACTAGAACACAATATGTTATACTTCCTGCAGTCTTCATTGTTTATAAATTCAACTAAATTGATTATCCTCTCTCTTACAGGGAATCGAATTCATTCTTATGCTCCAAATGTGTTCGCCCCTTTAACTCAGTTAGAAATTTTACTGTTAGATATATACAACCCTGCTAATttacacaataaaatatttattaatcagAAAAACTTACATGTACTTGAAGTTAATCAATTAGGTAACAGCTATAGTTTAACTAATAATTACAATTCAAGCATTAAATACTTGAGTGGATTAATTTCACTTAGGCTACGGAACTTCACAATAAACTCAAATATAAGTGACTTTCTATCTAACATTACTGGACTAAGCGaagtatattttgaaaatatatttttgccaGAAATTACTGATGAATTTTTTAATAGGTTCACAGACCTAAATATACTTAATATAAGGGGAAATAATATCGAGAAAATAGGTGAAAATGCTTTCAGAAACCTCACAAACATAAAACACATCGATCTTTCtgttaacaaaatttatattcTGCATAGAAATTTATTCCTTAATACAATACATTTGGAAATACTGAATATatcttacaataaaattaaaaacgttCCTGTCACTTTATTTCACAAATTAACTCTGTTGAAATTGTTAGATATCAGTAACAACCTCATTGTGGAACTTGAATGGTTTTCATTTTCTTACTTGTATTCTATTCGtggattaaaattaaataataatatgattACTAAAAGCAAACTAATATCATTTAACAAAGACAATGGTCTCGAAAATCAATGTGCTGCTAACTTGACCAAGTTGGTGGACAATTCCAAAGAActtagtaaacatattttatctTCTGAACAACCTCTAATTTTTGGCAGAAAATGTCATAGAAATTTAAGTGAATTTTCTTGGGAAAGATTAGACTTAACTGTTATCGATTTatcaaataatgaaattaattttgtatcaaaCGAAACGTTTATGGACAGTCCCACTCTTCAGCATCTGTTTTTATCAAGAAATAATATAACTGGGATTGATAACGACACTTTTAAATACACACCTTTACTCAAGAACCTGTTTATAGACAACAATTCTCTTATTTTTATCAGTGAAACATTGTTCAAAAACCTCACTCAATTGGAGTTGCTTGACCTAAGCCATAACAGCATTGAAATTATAAAAGCTAGGGCGTTCGAAGATTTAAAATCTCTGGAGGCCTTAAATCTTCAATTCAACAGATTAAAAACGTTTAACGCCAAATCGTATTTTTCCGAAAATATGTTAACTAGCTTATTTCTTAATGACAATTTGATAATGTTGAGTTACACAAATTTCTTGGGTCTTGATTCCATTGATATTATAAGTTTGCATAACAACGTGTTAGGAAGTGTGCCAGAAGAAATGTTTGAGTTATCGCATAACCTCGGAAGCCTTGTTATCAAAAACTGTAGCATTCTGACCCTTCATCCAGATGCATTTCAAAACAACCCAAATCTTACTGTTCTCTTGATGAACAAAAATCCTGTTCACTCTTTGACACCACGCCATTTCTCCTATTTGCGAGACCTAATTTACTTGGACATGAGTAACCCAAAAGTTATTCCTGGAAGCGATGCCTTATATGCAGGTCTCAGTTGGAAGAACATGACTTTACTGAACTACTTTTTCGAACTCTTTGAACTTCAATATTTTATTCTCGCAGGCAATCCTATTTGTGAACAAGTACAGTGGGcacaaataattaataacatttttctcTCTGAGAAATGGAGAACAGTCGTTTGTTCAGAAGAATTCATAGCACCTCCATGGTATGTGAACTCGAAGGGGTATCAACTGTCTTATAATATAGATAAAGTAACTCAtctttaaaatgacaaaaaatcattatttaagcTGTGAAATTTTCTACCAATGAAATGTGAAAAATGACACCAATGACTCATTTGAAAAGatatttttagtattataaaaCATATCTTTTTGTTTCTAAACGAAATgacaagtaaaaaaataacacttaatattttgaaattatggTCGTGCAAAACAATGTGTATTTTATCTCACTTTGTTTGAATTTGAGTTTTGTTTCTGATAGAGAATCAAATGCGAGAAAGAACAaatgtttggcaaaaaaaattcaatcagctgaaaacatacaaaatttcCATTGTGTCCACCTGTGAGTTCATATTTCGTGAGAAGACttacatttaaaaactttattatcttTCACGAAAGTAACGAGAAagtaaaattaagatataaaattaaaatgtaaatatatgtactacaaattcaaactaaatatttGGAACATAACGAATTCAGTAGATTAAAAAACCTGTCTCatcttatttcgtttttatagaATAATGTCATTTTACAATGAATCGATTCAGTCCTTAAAACATTTCTTACCTTTATGAAGTCTCAAAACTTTACGAATAAACCATATCATGTTATgaacaataaaattatatatataaagtatgtatcaatattcatgttacaacgcttgagggtagaaagctattattatttgcaaccattttttccAATAAACATGCTGCCAGAAACTcatagttaagcccctgtagccccagaatgagtcagcgtaggcaacccgttgggctttgtgcgagacagacgatgctatggtgaattacgtgtttacgacgccgggcagcgctcgagaggactgtacgatgtcgaatgctgacccccacCCCTTATTACTTctgttggtggcgccctcacctcttttcttccgttcgtgccgtgccatagcactgcgcagcgtgacatcgcagtgtcgcagtgtaatttgatatcactggtggtctgtcgttgactgttctgacGTACAAgaaaactcgtggtgtcatttctttcgctgtggttctgaaaagggcgacgtgttattggagctcaatggagtacacgtttagtgagtacacggacatgctgcttgtttacgggtaagttagacaaaatggacgagccgcccgtcgtctgtacgaagaacgatatccgggtcgtaggattccagttcacaccatgtttgcaagacttactcaataaatgcgtgatactggtacatgtgccgtcacaagaccaaatgctggtgctccacacagggttcgtactcccagttttgaagaagatgtacttcagagatttaaggagagtccggatacaagcacaagggcagaaggttccgatatggacgctgacaaaatggctgtttggcgagttcttcatgagcaactcttgtacccgtaccaccttcaaaaagtgcaacacgtgggtccggcggactatcctcttcgcatgaccttttctcgttggtacattcgatgagtattgaggaaccccgagttagcggttttattcagggataaagccaagttcactcaagatgctattctcaattcgcaccacagtcatgtttggaatgatttcaatccgcatgcaacgtgtgttacagctcgccaggaacgtttttcagttaatgtgtgggccagtattgttgacggcgtactcatcgggccattttttcttccgccacgacttaccggcgccggatacctccacttccttcagaacgaactaccaggtcttcttgaagaggttccattgcatgtccgacatgtgatgtggtaccaacatgacggggcaccacctaatttttccctgcaagtgcgagagtatttaaaccaaacatttccaaaccgatggattgacgagcgggccctgtcgcatggccgccaaggtcacaggacctaaccccgttagatttctttctgtggggttacgtaaaagggcttatctacgctacgccagtagaaactgtagaagagcttacacagcgaatcattgaagcgttcgaaatcataaggtcgactccacacatgcttcagcatatccgtgaaaacatgattcgctgTTGCTACCTCTGTgccgctcaaggtgggcgtgtttttgaacCGTTGCTTTaagctgtcacgttgttaaaacatatgcaacaatttcaatgttgtgaaacaaagccgaaggtgtgattgatttcagagtgaaattaaaatctgtgctacgattaaaaaggttatttctctactcgaacccCCACACATGCATAACATAACACTTTACAACGGGTTGCCTTacctgactctttctggggctacaggggcttaactacgtgtttccggcaacaagtatattggcaaaaatggtttgcaaataataagagctttctgcCCTCAAGctttgtaacatgaat from Bacillus rossius redtenbacheri isolate Brsri chromosome 1, Brsri_v3, whole genome shotgun sequence includes these protein-coding regions:
- the LOC134540620 gene encoding protein artichoke-like codes for the protein MQRSVLVVAAVLLRLAAGADTRTSCALRNTSRSLTADCRSRSLQEVPSDLPSGLTGLSLSNNHLPALDDQLRVAGCAPPGSAACSRFPRLAQLNITHCATASISSRFLHGSHYLVFLSLSNNQLSSLHQDTFIDNKNLMHLDISHNRISSIPQKLFQGLRYLENLDLSKNQLREIHCETFSGLSNLDALLLNHNNIEVFCETIFGDLTNMRLLNVGSNNLTSLPRNLLRNLSNLEEFLASNNIISALEPTFFSNLHKLNLIVFQNNMLKRLSKYIFQDLLKIREADFSFNKLESLYLHRIPVSLVEQNGTFVLDTGTNICKNKVGTENPCFISELSGNKNPVLFHAMDFSFNKISFISFNTANFSHSLELLNLSLIGNPRVIIPVNFIKSERFITELYLDGVYFNWKNLTLINEIFGLKSLKVLSIIGCGACEYYTKSLLFSIFNIKKTVNILCNDNTTESNHKDRKNLGSLSITSTSNIKYNSYSNKSLQSNSNYLSQFPCEIFESKTIVIPRFDFWNLSIKMLCLHTIDCSFSVVKVLPDMRNSSCVLFSHSRIKNVKENYFQESTSLKYLDLSFNSLSFLPDNMFYSLKNLVILRLEHNMLYFLQSSLFINSTKLIILSLTGNRIHSYAPNVFAPLTQLEILLLDIYNPANLHNKIFINQKNLHVLEVNQLGNSYSLTNNYNSSIKYLSGLISLRLRNFTINSNISDFLSNITGLSEVYFENIFLPEITDEFFNRFTDLNILNIRGNNIEKIGENAFRNLTNIKHIDLSVNKIYILHRNLFLNTIHLEILNISYNKIKNVPVTLFHKLTLLKLLDISNNLIVELEWFSFSYLYSIRGLKLNNNMITKSKLISFNKDNGLENQCAANLTKLVDNSKELSKHILSSEQPLIFGRKCHRNLSEFSWERLDLTVIDLSNNEINFVSNETFMDSPTLQHLFLSRNNITGIDNDTFKYTPLLKNLFIDNNSLIFISETLFKNLTQLELLDLSHNSIEIIKARAFEDLKSLEALNLQFNRLKTFNAKSYFSENMLTSLFLNDNLIMLSYTNFLGLDSIDIISLHNNVLGSVPEEMFELSHNLGSLVIKNCSILTLHPDAFQNNPNLTVLLMNKNPVHSLTPRHFSYLRDLIYLDMSNPKVIPGSDALYAGLSWKNMTLLNYFFELFELQYFILAGNPICEQVQWAQIINNIFLSEKWRTVVCSEEFIAPPWYVNSKGYQLSYNIDKVTHL